In Candidatus Manganitrophaceae bacterium, a single genomic region encodes these proteins:
- a CDS encoding antitoxin — protein MSRISIDVSEEDHKRIKALAALKGVTLKEYMLKSALDAPEESEEEALEELETFLRARIRQAETQGVSSRTVDEIFDSVCAEKGIEPQHG, from the coding sequence ATGAGCCGCATTTCGATTGATGTAAGCGAAGAAGATCACAAACGCATCAAGGCCCTGGCCGCTTTGAAAGGTGTTACGCTCAAAGAATACATGCTGAAAAGTGCCCTTGATGCACCGGAAGAGAGCGAGGAAGAAGCCCTGGAAGAACTGGAAACGTTTTTACGGGCCCGCATTCGCCAAGCCGAAACTCAAGGCGTGAGTTCGCGCACGGTGGATGAGATTTTTGATTCTGTGTGCGCGGAAAAAGGAATAGAGCCTCAGCATGGCTGA
- a CDS encoding type II toxin-antitoxin system RelE/ParE family toxin has product MADYELAPEVESDLEGVFDYTIDRWGIDQSYRYKGKLAAHFRRIGQGKAITRTFLNRSPVLQVSRCEHHYVFHLIRENKPHLIVAVLHESMDLVRRIKRRMDG; this is encoded by the coding sequence ATGGCTGATTACGAACTGGCCCCAGAAGTCGAAAGCGACCTGGAAGGAGTTTTTGACTACACGATTGATCGATGGGGCATCGATCAATCCTACCGCTACAAGGGAAAACTGGCGGCACATTTCAGACGGATCGGACAGGGAAAAGCAATAACACGGACCTTCTTGAATCGTTCTCCTGTCTTGCAAGTTTCTCGCTGCGAGCATCATTACGTCTTTCATCTCATCCGGGAAAACAAGCCGCATTTAATCGTTGCTGTCCTGCATGAGAGCATGGACTTGGTGAGACGCATCAAGAGAAGAATGGATGGATGA